From the genome of Vigna angularis cultivar LongXiaoDou No.4 chromosome 11, ASM1680809v1, whole genome shotgun sequence, one region includes:
- the LOC108347807 gene encoding uncharacterized protein LOC108347807, with the protein MVRTHGVSYTSRGESSRGESYAQGEARRRPTVSAWRRRAAPIQDDPIAEDQATKEEAYQAYEDDVQEEAYEGDLQEEAFQAPNHDDDEEEHADVGDIEEDIGGFPGGPHDASLLTHYVQHVAYGISQGRDRWDMLKLISHSKKVNKLGSCAEGIQHIVLNSSLMPLIDICYDYVDKGLLLGFIERWNFETSSFHLPVREISITLDDVSTLLHLSVMGQLCDLEELEFEEARSALVDLLGVDGGTTGAERRRHVVQKSY; encoded by the exons atggTAAGAACACACGGTGTATCTTATACTTCTCGCGGAGAGAGTTCTCGAGGGGAGAGTTATGCGCAGGGCGAAGCTAGGAGACGACCTACAGTTTCGGCTTGGAGAAGGCGTGCAGCTCCTATTCAGGATGACCCTATTGCTGAGGATCAAGCGACTAAGGAGGAGGCATATCAGGCCTATGAGGATGATGTTCAGGAGGAGGCCTATGAGGGTGATCTTCAGGAGGAGGCATTTCAAGCCCCTAACCACgatgatgatgaggaggagCATGCGGATGTTGGTGACATAGAAGAGGATATCGGTGGATTTCCTGGAGGTCCACATGATGCTTCATTGCTGACGCATTATGTTCAGCATGTTGCTTATGGTATTTCGCAAGGTCGA GATCGATGGGACATGCTGAAGTTGATCTCGCAcagtaaaaaagttaataagTTAGGATCGTGCGCCGAGGGAATTCAACACATTGTGTTGAATTCCTCTTTGATGCCTCTCATAGACATTTGCTATGATTATGTTGATAAGGGCTTGTTGCTTGGTTTCATAGAGAGATGGAATTTTGAGACGAGTAGTTTCCATCTCCCTGTAAGGGAGATATCGATCACTCTTGACGATGTGTCGACTTTACTTCACCTCTCGGTGATGGGTCAGTTATGTGATTTGGAGGAGTTGGAGTTTGAGGAGGCTCGTTCAGCTCTTGTGGACCTGCTTGGCGTTGATGGTGGCACAACTGGTGCTGAGAGGAGGAGGCACGTCGTCCAAAAGTCATATTGA